A single Clostridia bacterium DNA region contains:
- a CDS encoding heavy metal translocating P-type ATPase has protein sequence MELGIKSLDGIRNASIDFVTKKLRFEISSKADHENMIKEIAAIIEKIEADVKLKDVTNKKIGEVDSDKEDRVNGNKMELVRIGIGTALFAAAVLLKLSPNVELGMYLAAYFLVGGEVLLKSIRNIARGQVFDENFLMSLATIGAFAIGEYSEGVAVMLFYQVGELFQNIAVNRSRSSIKALMDIRPDYANLISEGQLVQVSPEAVTVGSKVIVKPGERVPLDGRIIEGSSMVDTSALTGESIPREIGAGDEILSGFINKNGVLTVEVSKEYGESTVAKILDMVQNASSKKSHTENFITKFARYYTPIVVFSALALAFIPPMVIPGEVFSDWLYRALIFLVVSCPCALVISIPLGFFGGIGSASRNGVLIKGSNYLEALNQVDTIVFDKTGTLTKGVFKVTEVKALAGISEAELLKYAAYVESYSNHPIAASIMKAYGKDVDRNEIADYTELSGYGVKAYAYGKNIIAGNARMMEKEGLEWESPDTIGTVVHVVLDGAYTGYMVISDEIKEDAKEAIRLLKDIGIRKTVMLTGDVRTVGEKVAEKLGLDEVYSELLPDQKVEKLEAIVKDRNYKGKVAFVGDGINDAPVLARADIGIAMGGLGSDAAIEAADIVIMTDEPSKIVSAIRIAKKTRRIVWQNIIFAMGIKVVVLLLGAGGLATMWEAVFADVGVALIAVLNSIRVLNLKNI, from the coding sequence ATGGAGCTTGGCATTAAATCCCTGGATGGGATTAGGAATGCATCTATCGATTTTGTAACAAAAAAGTTGAGGTTTGAAATATCTTCAAAGGCTGATCATGAAAATATGATAAAAGAAATAGCGGCAATTATAGAAAAAATAGAGGCAGATGTGAAGCTTAAAGATGTAACTAATAAAAAGATCGGGGAAGTAGATTCAGACAAAGAGGACAGAGTTAACGGCAATAAGATGGAGCTTGTCAGGATAGGTATTGGTACTGCACTATTTGCTGCAGCAGTTTTGCTCAAGCTTTCTCCAAATGTGGAACTAGGTATGTATTTGGCAGCTTACTTCCTTGTTGGAGGAGAAGTACTTCTCAAATCAATAAGGAATATTGCGAGAGGGCAGGTTTTTGACGAGAACTTCCTTATGAGCCTGGCAACTATTGGTGCCTTTGCGATTGGAGAATATTCAGAAGGGGTTGCGGTAATGCTTTTCTATCAGGTAGGAGAGCTATTCCAGAATATAGCAGTAAATCGATCTAGAAGTTCAATAAAAGCTTTGATGGACATACGCCCGGATTATGCGAATCTTATCTCAGAGGGACAGCTGGTGCAGGTATCCCCTGAAGCAGTGACAGTAGGATCCAAAGTAATTGTAAAGCCAGGTGAAAGAGTTCCCCTGGACGGCAGAATTATAGAGGGGAGTTCAATGGTAGATACCTCTGCTCTTACTGGAGAGTCCATACCCAGGGAGATTGGTGCAGGGGATGAAATATTGTCAGGCTTCATAAACAAAAATGGTGTTCTTACAGTGGAGGTAAGCAAGGAATATGGTGAATCCACCGTAGCAAAGATTCTAGACATGGTTCAGAACGCAAGCAGCAAGAAATCACACACAGAGAACTTCATCACCAAGTTTGCAAGGTATTATACTCCAATAGTTGTATTTTCTGCACTGGCACTTGCATTTATTCCCCCAATGGTGATACCGGGAGAAGTATTCTCTGACTGGCTGTACAGAGCGCTGATATTCCTCGTGGTTTCATGTCCATGCGCTTTGGTAATATCCATACCACTTGGATTCTTTGGGGGAATTGGGAGTGCTTCGAGAAATGGCGTACTCATAAAGGGCAGTAATTATCTTGAAGCTTTAAACCAGGTAGATACTATTGTTTTTGATAAGACAGGTACTCTTACAAAAGGAGTCTTTAAAGTAACAGAAGTAAAAGCCCTGGCAGGAATAAGCGAAGCTGAACTGTTGAAATATGCGGCATATGTTGAAAGCTATTCCAATCATCCTATCGCCGCTTCCATTATGAAGGCTTACGGCAAGGATGTTGACAGAAATGAAATTGCAGACTATACAGAGCTTTCTGGATATGGAGTTAAGGCTTATGCTTACGGAAAGAATATAATTGCAGGAAATGCAAGAATGATGGAGAAGGAAGGGTTGGAATGGGAAAGCCCTGACACCATAGGAACGGTTGTACATGTTGTATTGGATGGAGCTTATACAGGATACATGGTTATTTCTGATGAGATAAAGGAGGATGCAAAGGAAGCAATCCGCCTGCTTAAAGATATAGGCATCAGAAAAACGGTGATGCTTACAGGAGATGTTAGGACAGTAGGGGAAAAGGTGGCTGAGAAGCTGGGACTGGATGAGGTATATTCCGAGCTATTACCGGATCAAAAGGTTGAAAAGCTGGAGGCAATAGTAAAGGATAGAAATTACAAAGGCAAGGTGGCTTTTGTGGGAGATGGGATAAATGATGCACCTGTTCTAGCAAGGGCTGACATAGGAATAGCAATGGGAGGGCTGGGTTCTGATGCAGCTATTGAAGCTGCGGATATAGTTATAATGACAGATGAGCCCTCAAAAATAGTCAGCGCAATTAGGATTGCAAAAAAGACCAGAAGGATTGTATGGCAGAATATAATATTCGCTATGGGTATAAAGGTTGTCGTGCTGCTTCTTGGTGCAGGGGGTCTAGCTACCATGTGGGAAGCGGTTTTCGCCGATGTAGGTGTTGCTCTGATTGCAGTGCTTAACTCAATAAGAGTACTGAACTTGAAGAATATATAA
- a CDS encoding metalloregulator ArsR/SmtB family transcription factor translates to MFENKTGIESCSCSIIHEEVVARVRESMPVEETLYDLAELFKVFGDTTRIKILCALFESEMCVCDIAALLCMNQSAISHQLRVLKQARLVKYRKDGKVVYYSLDDEHVKQIFDHGLVHVNER, encoded by the coding sequence ATGTTTGAGAATAAAACTGGCATAGAAAGCTGCAGCTGTTCTATCATACACGAGGAAGTCGTGGCAAGGGTCAGAGAAAGTATGCCGGTAGAGGAGACTCTCTATGATTTGGCTGAATTGTTTAAGGTTTTTGGTGATACCACGAGGATAAAGATATTATGCGCATTGTTTGAATCTGAGATGTGTGTATGTGATATAGCAGCTTTGCTTTGCATGAATCAATCTGCAATATCCCACCAGCTGAGAGTGCTTAAACAGGCACGCCTGGTGAAATACAGAAAGGATGGAAAGGTCGTATATTATTCCTTGGATGATGAGCATGTAAAACAGATATTTGACCACGGTTTGGTGCATGTCAACGAAAGGTAG